In Castor canadensis chromosome 11, mCasCan1.hap1v2, whole genome shotgun sequence, a single genomic region encodes these proteins:
- the Tdrkh gene encoding tudor and KH domain-containing protein isoform X2 gives MSTERTSWTSLSTIQKIALGLGIPASATVAYILYRRYRESRGRGGETIRSICKASGAKITCDKESEGTLLLSRLIKISGTQKEVAAAKHLILEKVSEDEELRKRIAHSAETRVPRKQPISVRRDEVMEPSGAGEPALWKNMSSSMGPATPLEVPPHKGGGDMAVVGPKEGSWEKPNDDSFQKSGAQTSPEVSMFEIPSPDFSFHADEYLEVYVSASEHPNHFWIQIIGSRSLQLDKLVSEMTQHYENSLPEDLTVHVGDIVAAPLSTNGSWYRARILGTLENGNLDLYFVDFGDNGDCPLKDLRALRSDFLSLPFQAIECSLARIAPSGEQWEEEALDEFDRLTHCADWKPLVAKISSYVQTGISTWPKIYLYDTSNGKKLDIGLELVRKGYAIELPEDMEENRTIPDMLKDMATETDASLASMLTETKESPEEIPHTLSCLSLSEATSMSGDDNLKDDYLL, from the exons ATGTCCACTGAACGAACTTCTTGGACAAGCCTGTCCACTATTCAGAAAATAGCCCTGGGCCTTGGGATCCCAGCCAGTGCAACAGTTGCTTATATCCTATACCGTAGGTATAGGGAAAGCAGAG GGAGAGGCGGCGAGACGATTCGTTCTATCTGTAAGGCCTCTGGAGCCAAAATTACCTGTGACAAAGAATCAGAGGGGACATTACTACTATCAAGACTTATAAAAATCTCAGGAACACAGAAGGAAGTGGCAGCAGCTAAG CATTTGATACTGGAGAAAGTTTCAGAAGATGAAGAACTTCGGAAGAGAATTGCCCATTCTGCAGAAACCAGAGTCCCACGCAAGCAGCCAATCAGTGTGAGAAGAGATGAAGTGATGGAGCCAAGTGGAGCTGGAGAACCAGCTTTATGGAAAAACATGAGTTCTAGCATGGGGCCAGCTACACCTCTGGAGGTTCCTCCTCACAAAGGAGGGGGTGACATGGCTGTTGTAGGACCAAAAGAAGGTTCCTGGGAGAAACCTAATGATGACAGCTTTCAGAAATCTGGAGCCCAAACCAGTCCAGAGGTGTCCATGTTTGAAA TCCCCAGTCCCGACTTCAGTTTCCATGCTGATGAGTACCTAGAAGTCTACGTTTCTGCTTCTGAACACCCCAACCACTTCTGGATCCAAATCATTGGCTCTCGAAGCCTGCAGTTGGATAAGCTTGTCAGTGAGATGACCCAGCATTATGAGAATAGTTTG CCTGAAGACTTGACTGTACATGTTGGAGACATTGTAGCAGCACCTTTATCTACAAATGGTTCCTGGTATCGAGCCCGGATCCTTGGCACCTTGGAAAATGGGAACTTGGACCTCTACTTTGTTGACTTTGGAGATAATGGAGACTGCCCACTGAAGGACCTCAGGGCTCTCAG GAGTGACTTCCTAAGCCTTCCATTTCAAGCAATAGAATGTAGTCTGGCACGGATTGCCCCCTCAG GTGAACAATGGGAAGAGGAAGCTTTGGATGAGTTTGACAGACTCACTCACTGTGCTGACTGGAAGCCCCTGGTGGCCAAGATCTCTAGCTATGTCCAGACTGGAATCTCAACTTGGCCAAAGATCTACTTATATGATACCAGTAATGGGAAG aaGCTTGATATTGGGCTAGAATTAGTTCGTAAAGGATATGCAATTGAGCTTCCTGAAGACATGGAAGAAAACAGAACCATCCCAGACATGTTGAAGGACATG GCCACAGAAACAGATGCCTCTCTTGCCAGTATGCTTACTGAGACCAAAGAGAGTCCTGAAGAGATACCACATACCCTGTCCTGCCTCAGCTTATCAG AAGCTACTTCTATGTCTGGTGATGATAACCTTAAAGATGACTACTTACTCTGA
- the Lingo4 gene encoding leucine-rich repeat and immunoglobulin-like domain-containing nogo receptor-interacting protein 4, with the protein MLPGSFLSLSLGSSSGSSNSSAAAVGLQGLGSEAHQGGAGSEVQHEWDGSPALDRCSVQLDAILQLLWRPREVEGHHQLKLVSKKIHVIISSGTKGMDTATASKQAWPPWPPFLFLLLLPGGGSGSCPVVCDCISQPQAVICAHRQLEAVPGGLPLDTELLDLSGNRLWGLQRGMLSRLGLLQELDLSHNQLSILEPGAFHGLQSLLTLRLQGNRLRILGPGVFSGLSSLTLLDLRLNQIVLFLDGAFGELGSLQQLEVGDNHLVFVAPRAFAGLAKLGTLTLERCNLSTVPGVALARIPALVALRLRELDIERLPAGALQGLGQLKELEIHHWPSLEALDPGSLVGLNLSSLAITRCNLSSVPFQALHHLSFLRVLDLSQNPISAIPARRLSPLVRLQELRLSGACLTSIAAHAFHGLTAFHLLDVADNALQTLEETAFPSPDKLVTLRLSGNPLTCDCRLLWLLRLRHHLDFGTSPPACAGPQHVQGKNLREFSDILPPGHFTCKPALIRKSGPRWVIAEEGGHAVFSCSGDGDPAPTVSWMRPQGAWLGRAGRIRVLEDGTLEIRSVQLRDRGAYVCVVSNVAGNDSLRTWLEVIQVEPPNGTFSDPNITMPGIPRPFFLDSRGVAMVLAVGFLPFLTSVTLCFALIALWSKGKGRVKHHMTFDFVAPRPSGDKNSGGNRVTAKLF; encoded by the exons atgcttcctggctcttttctctccctcagcCTTGGCAGCAGCAgcggcagcagcaacagcagtgcAGCAGCTGTCGGGCTGCAGGGGCTGGGGAGTGAGGCACACCAGGGAGGTGCAGGGTCCGAGGTGCAGCACGAATGGGACGGGTCCCCAGCCCTGGACAGATGCAGTGTACAACTTGATGCCATCCTCCAGCTTCTCTG GAGACCCAGGGAAGTCGAGGGTCACCATCAACTGAAGTTGGTTTCCAAAAAGATACATGTCATCATCTCTTCTGGGACTAAGGGGATGGATACAGCCACAGCTTCAAAGCAAGCCTGGCCCCCAtggcctcctttccttttcctgctcCTCCTGCCTGGAGGGGGCAGTGGTAGCTGCCCTGTTGTATGTGACTGTATTTCCCAGCCCCAGGCAGTGATTTGTGCCCACAGGCAACTGGAAGCTGTCCCTGGGGGACTCCCACTGGACACTGAGCTTCTGGACCTGAGTGGGAACCGCCTGTGGGGGCTTCAGCGGGGCATGCTTTCTCGATTAGGCCTGCTCCAGGAACTGGACCTCAGCCACAATCAGCTCTCCATCCTCGAGCCTGGGGCCTTCCATGGTCTACAGAGTCTACTCACCCTGAGGCTGCAGGGCAATCGTCTCCGAATCTTGGGGCCTGGGGTCTTCTCAGGCCTGTCTTCCCTCACGCTGCTAGACCTCCGCCTAAACCAAATTGTTCTCTTCCTAGATGGAGCTTTTGGTGAGCTAGGCAGCCTCCAGCAGCTGGAGGTTGGGGACAACCACCTGGTATTTGTGGCTCCAAGGGCCTTTGCTGGGCTGGCCAAGCTGGGCACCCTCACCCTGGAGCGCTGCAACCTCAGTACAGTGCCTGGTGTGGCCCTTGCCCGGATCCCAGCACTAGTGGCCCTTAGGCTTCGAGAACTGGATATTGAGAGGCTGCCTGCAGGGGCACTGCAGGGGCTGGGACAGCTAAAGGAGCTGGAGATCCACCACTGGCCATCTCTGGAGGCTCTGGACCCAGGGAGCCTGGTTGGGCTCAATTTGAGCAGCCTGGCCATCACCCGCTGCAATCTGAGCTCAGTGCCCTTCCAAGCATTGCATCACCTGAGCTTCCTTAGGGTCCTGGATCTATCTCAGAACCCCATCTCTGCCATACCAGCCCGAAGGCTCAGCCCCCTTGTGCGGCTCCAGGAACTTCGGCTGTCAGGGGCCTGTCTCACCTCCATCGCTGCCCATGCTTTCCATGGTTTGACTGCCTTCCATTTGCTAGATGTGGCAGACAATGCACTTCAGACACTGGAGGAAACAGCTTTCCCTTCTCCAGACAAACTGGTCACACTGAGGCTGTCTGGAAACCCCCTAACTTGTGATTGCCGCCTCCTCTGGCTTCTTCGGCTCCGCCACCACCTAGACTTTGGCACATCCCCTCCTGCCTGTGCTGGCCCCCAGCATGTCCAAGGGAAGAACCTGAGGGAATTTTCAGACATCCTGCCTCCAGGGCACTTTACTTGCAAACCAGCCCTGATCCGAAAGTCAGGGCCTCGGTGGGTCATTGCAGAGGAGGGGGGGCATGCCGTTTTCTCCTGCTCTGGAGATGGAGACCCAGCCCCTACGGTCTCCTGGATGAGGCCTCAGGGGGCTTGGCTTGGAAGGGCTGGGAGAATAAGGGTCCTAGAGGATGGGACACTGGAGATCCGCTCAGTGCAGCTACGGGACAGAGGGGCCTATGTCTGTGTGGTCAGCAATGTAGCTGGGAATGACTCCCTGAGGACCTGGCTGGAAGTAATCCAAGTTGAACCACCAAATGGCACCTTCTCTGATCCCAATATTACCATGCCAGGGATCCCAAGGCCTTTCTTTCTGGACAGCAGGGGTGTGGCTATGGTGCTGGCGGTGggcttcctccccttcctcaccTCAGTGACCCTCTGCTTTGCCCTGATTGCCCTCTGGAGCAAGGGCAAGGGCCGGGTCAAGCACCACATGACTTTTGACTTTGTGGCACCTCGGCCCTCTGGGGATAAGAACTCTGGAGGTAACCGGGTCACTGCCAAGCTATTCTGA
- the Rorc gene encoding nuclear receptor ROR-gamma isoform X1: protein MDRAPQRYHRASRELLAAKKTHTSQIEVIPCKICGDKSSGIHYGVITCEGCKGFFRRSQQCNVTYSCTRQQNCPIDRTSRNRCQHCRLQKCLALGMSRDAVKFGRMSKKQRDSLHAEVQKQLQQQQQQQQEEQVTKTPPSGGHGADTLTYTLGLSDGQLPLGASPDLPEASACPPGLLRASGSGLSYSNNLAKAELNGASCHLAYSPERRKAEGRESIYSRGSQLTPGRCGLHFEGPRHPGLGDPGQGLDGYCSPSFRSTPEAPYASLTEMEHLVQNVCKSYRETCQLRLEDLLRQRANLFSREEVTSYQRKSMWEMWERCAHRLTEAIQYVVEFAKRLSGFMELCQNDQIVLLKAGAMEVVLVRMCRAYNADNHTVFFEGKYGGVELFRALGCSELISSIFDFSHSLSALRFSEDEIALYTALVLINANRPGLQEKRKVEQLQYNLELAFHHHLCKTHRQGILAELPPKGKLRSLCSQHVEKLQIFQHLHPIVVQAAFPPLYKELFSTEIESPEGLSK, encoded by the exons cACAAATTGAAGTGATCCCTTGCAAAATCTGTGGGGACAAGTCGTCTGGGATCCACTACGGGGTTATCACCTGTGAGGGGTGCAAG GGCTTCTTTCGCCGGAGCCAGCAGTGTAACGTGACCTACTCCTGCACCCGCCAGCAGAACTGCCCCATCGACCGCACTAGCCGTAACCGATGCCAGCACTGCCGCCTGCAGAAATGCCTGGCGCTGGGCATGTCCCGAGATG CTGTCAAGTTCGGCCGCATGTCCAAGAAGCAGAGGGACAGCCTGCATGCAGAAGTACAGAAAcaactgcagcagcagcagcagcagcaacaggagGAACAAGTGACCAAGACCCCTCCATCAGGGGGCCATGGAGCAGACACCCTCACCTACACCTTGGGCCTCTCGGATGGGCAGCTACCTCTGGGCGCCTCACCTGACCTGCCCGAGGCCTCTGCCTGTCCCCCTGGCcttctcagagcctcaggctcTGGGCTGTCATATTCCAACAACTTGGCCAAGGCAGAGCTCAATGGGGCCTCCTGTCACCTTGCTTATAGCCCTGAGCGACGCAAGGCTGAAGGCAGAGAGAGCATTTATAGCAGGGGCAGCCAGCTTACACCTGGCAGATGTGGACTTCATTTTGAGGGACCTAGGCATCCTGGGCTTGGGGATCCAGGACAGGGCCTGGATGGCTATTGCAGCCCAAGTTTCCGCAGCACCCCAGAGGCACCATATGCTTCTCTGACGGAGATGG AGCACCTGGTACAAAATGTCTGCAAGTCCTACCGAGAAACGTGTCAGCTGCGGCTGGAGGACCTGCTACGTCAGCGTGCCAATCTCTTTTCTCGGGAGGAGGTGACAAGCTACCAGAGGAAG TCGATGTGGGAGATGTGGGAACGCTGTGCCCACCGCCTCACCGAGGCCATTCAGTATGTGGTGGAGTTTGCCAAGCGGCTCTCAGGCTTTATGGAGCTCTGCCAGAATGACCAGATCGTACTACTGAAAGCAG gaGCAATGGAGGTTGTACTGGTCAGGATGTGCCGGGCCTACAATGCTGACAACCACACAGTCTTTTTTGAAGGCAAATACGGTGGCGTGGAGCTGTTCCGAGCCTTGG GCTGCAGTGAGCTCATCAGCTCCATCTTTGACTTCTCCCATTCCCTCAGTGCCTTGCGCTTTTCCGAGGATGAGATTGCCCTCTACACGGCCCTTGTTCTTATCAATGCCA ACCGGCCAGGGCtccaagagaaaaggaaagtggaGCAGCTGCAATACAATTTGGAGCTGGCCTTTCATCATCATCTCTGCAAGACTCATCGCCAAGGCATCCTGGCAGAG CTGCCACCCAAAGGGAAGCTCCGGAGCCTGTGCAGCCAGCATGTGGAAAAGCTGCAGATCTTCCAGCACCTCCACCCCATCGTGGTCCAAGCTGCATTCCCTCCACTCTACAAGGAACTCTTCAGCACTGAAATCGAGTCCCCTGAGGGGCTGTCCAAGTGA
- the Rorc gene encoding nuclear receptor ROR-gamma isoform X2 encodes MDRAPQRYHRASRELLAAKKTHTSQIEVIPCKICGDKSSGIHYGVITCEGCKGFFRRSQQCNVTYSCTRQQNCPIDRTSRNRCQHCRLQKCLALGMSRDAVKFGRMSKKQRDSLHAEVQKQLQQQQQQQQEEQVTKTPPSGGHGADTLTYTLGLSDGQLPLGASPDLPEASACPPGLLRASGSGLSYSNNLAKAELNGASCHLAYSPERRKAEGRESIYSRGSQLTPGRCGLHFEGPRHPGLGDPGQGLDGYCSPSFRSTPEAPYASLTEMEHLVQNVCKSYRETCQLRLEDLLRQRANLFSREEVTSYQRKSMWEMWERCAHRLTEAIQYVVEFAKRLSGFMELCQNDQIVLLKAGAMEVVLVRMCRAYNADNHTVFFEGKYGGVELFRALDRPGLQEKRKVEQLQYNLELAFHHHLCKTHRQGILAELPPKGKLRSLCSQHVEKLQIFQHLHPIVVQAAFPPLYKELFSTEIESPEGLSK; translated from the exons cACAAATTGAAGTGATCCCTTGCAAAATCTGTGGGGACAAGTCGTCTGGGATCCACTACGGGGTTATCACCTGTGAGGGGTGCAAG GGCTTCTTTCGCCGGAGCCAGCAGTGTAACGTGACCTACTCCTGCACCCGCCAGCAGAACTGCCCCATCGACCGCACTAGCCGTAACCGATGCCAGCACTGCCGCCTGCAGAAATGCCTGGCGCTGGGCATGTCCCGAGATG CTGTCAAGTTCGGCCGCATGTCCAAGAAGCAGAGGGACAGCCTGCATGCAGAAGTACAGAAAcaactgcagcagcagcagcagcagcaacaggagGAACAAGTGACCAAGACCCCTCCATCAGGGGGCCATGGAGCAGACACCCTCACCTACACCTTGGGCCTCTCGGATGGGCAGCTACCTCTGGGCGCCTCACCTGACCTGCCCGAGGCCTCTGCCTGTCCCCCTGGCcttctcagagcctcaggctcTGGGCTGTCATATTCCAACAACTTGGCCAAGGCAGAGCTCAATGGGGCCTCCTGTCACCTTGCTTATAGCCCTGAGCGACGCAAGGCTGAAGGCAGAGAGAGCATTTATAGCAGGGGCAGCCAGCTTACACCTGGCAGATGTGGACTTCATTTTGAGGGACCTAGGCATCCTGGGCTTGGGGATCCAGGACAGGGCCTGGATGGCTATTGCAGCCCAAGTTTCCGCAGCACCCCAGAGGCACCATATGCTTCTCTGACGGAGATGG AGCACCTGGTACAAAATGTCTGCAAGTCCTACCGAGAAACGTGTCAGCTGCGGCTGGAGGACCTGCTACGTCAGCGTGCCAATCTCTTTTCTCGGGAGGAGGTGACAAGCTACCAGAGGAAG TCGATGTGGGAGATGTGGGAACGCTGTGCCCACCGCCTCACCGAGGCCATTCAGTATGTGGTGGAGTTTGCCAAGCGGCTCTCAGGCTTTATGGAGCTCTGCCAGAATGACCAGATCGTACTACTGAAAGCAG gaGCAATGGAGGTTGTACTGGTCAGGATGTGCCGGGCCTACAATGCTGACAACCACACAGTCTTTTTTGAAGGCAAATACGGTGGCGTGGAGCTGTTCCGAGCCTTGG ACCGGCCAGGGCtccaagagaaaaggaaagtggaGCAGCTGCAATACAATTTGGAGCTGGCCTTTCATCATCATCTCTGCAAGACTCATCGCCAAGGCATCCTGGCAGAG CTGCCACCCAAAGGGAAGCTCCGGAGCCTGTGCAGCCAGCATGTGGAAAAGCTGCAGATCTTCCAGCACCTCCACCCCATCGTGGTCCAAGCTGCATTCCCTCCACTCTACAAGGAACTCTTCAGCACTGAAATCGAGTCCCCTGAGGGGCTGTCCAAGTGA
- the Tdrkh gene encoding tudor and KH domain-containing protein isoform X1: MSTERTSWTSLSTIQKIALGLGIPASATVAYILYRRYRESREERLTFVGEEDIEIEMRVPQEAVKLIIGRQGANIKQLRKQTGARIDVDTEDVGDERVLLISGFPVQVCKAKAAIHQILTENTPVSEQLSVPQRSVGRIIGRGGETIRSICKASGAKITCDKESEGTLLLSRLIKISGTQKEVAAAKHLILEKVSEDEELRKRIAHSAETRVPRKQPISVRRDEVMEPSGAGEPALWKNMSSSMGPATPLEVPPHKGGGDMAVVGPKEGSWEKPNDDSFQKSGAQTSPEVSMFEIPSPDFSFHADEYLEVYVSASEHPNHFWIQIIGSRSLQLDKLVSEMTQHYENSLPEDLTVHVGDIVAAPLSTNGSWYRARILGTLENGNLDLYFVDFGDNGDCPLKDLRALRSDFLSLPFQAIECSLARIAPSGEQWEEEALDEFDRLTHCADWKPLVAKISSYVQTGISTWPKIYLYDTSNGKKLDIGLELVRKGYAIELPEDMEENRTIPDMLKDMATETDASLASMLTETKESPEEIPHTLSCLSLSEATSMSGDDNLKDDYLL; encoded by the exons ATGTCCACTGAACGAACTTCTTGGACAAGCCTGTCCACTATTCAGAAAATAGCCCTGGGCCTTGGGATCCCAGCCAGTGCAACAGTTGCTTATATCCTATACCGTAGGTATAGGGAAAGCAGAG AAGAGCGGCTGACATTTGTTGGAGAGGAGGACATTGAGATAGAGATGCGGGTTCCCCAGGAAGCTGTGAAACTCATCATTGGCCGGCAAGGAGCCAACATTAAACAA TTGCGGAAACAGACAGGTGCTCGGATTGATGTGGACACAGAGGATGTAGGTGATGAGCGAGTGCTGCTTATCAGTGGTTTTCCTGTTCAGGTGTGCAAGGCCAAAGCAGCAATTCATCAGATCCTGACAGAGAATACCCCAGTGTCTGAGCAGCTCTCAGTTCCCCAGAGATCTGTGGGCAGAATCATAG GGAGAGGCGGCGAGACGATTCGTTCTATCTGTAAGGCCTCTGGAGCCAAAATTACCTGTGACAAAGAATCAGAGGGGACATTACTACTATCAAGACTTATAAAAATCTCAGGAACACAGAAGGAAGTGGCAGCAGCTAAG CATTTGATACTGGAGAAAGTTTCAGAAGATGAAGAACTTCGGAAGAGAATTGCCCATTCTGCAGAAACCAGAGTCCCACGCAAGCAGCCAATCAGTGTGAGAAGAGATGAAGTGATGGAGCCAAGTGGAGCTGGAGAACCAGCTTTATGGAAAAACATGAGTTCTAGCATGGGGCCAGCTACACCTCTGGAGGTTCCTCCTCACAAAGGAGGGGGTGACATGGCTGTTGTAGGACCAAAAGAAGGTTCCTGGGAGAAACCTAATGATGACAGCTTTCAGAAATCTGGAGCCCAAACCAGTCCAGAGGTGTCCATGTTTGAAA TCCCCAGTCCCGACTTCAGTTTCCATGCTGATGAGTACCTAGAAGTCTACGTTTCTGCTTCTGAACACCCCAACCACTTCTGGATCCAAATCATTGGCTCTCGAAGCCTGCAGTTGGATAAGCTTGTCAGTGAGATGACCCAGCATTATGAGAATAGTTTG CCTGAAGACTTGACTGTACATGTTGGAGACATTGTAGCAGCACCTTTATCTACAAATGGTTCCTGGTATCGAGCCCGGATCCTTGGCACCTTGGAAAATGGGAACTTGGACCTCTACTTTGTTGACTTTGGAGATAATGGAGACTGCCCACTGAAGGACCTCAGGGCTCTCAG GAGTGACTTCCTAAGCCTTCCATTTCAAGCAATAGAATGTAGTCTGGCACGGATTGCCCCCTCAG GTGAACAATGGGAAGAGGAAGCTTTGGATGAGTTTGACAGACTCACTCACTGTGCTGACTGGAAGCCCCTGGTGGCCAAGATCTCTAGCTATGTCCAGACTGGAATCTCAACTTGGCCAAAGATCTACTTATATGATACCAGTAATGGGAAG aaGCTTGATATTGGGCTAGAATTAGTTCGTAAAGGATATGCAATTGAGCTTCCTGAAGACATGGAAGAAAACAGAACCATCCCAGACATGTTGAAGGACATG GCCACAGAAACAGATGCCTCTCTTGCCAGTATGCTTACTGAGACCAAAGAGAGTCCTGAAGAGATACCACATACCCTGTCCTGCCTCAGCTTATCAG AAGCTACTTCTATGTCTGGTGATGATAACCTTAAAGATGACTACTTACTCTGA